Proteins encoded by one window of Denticeps clupeoides unplaced genomic scaffold, fDenClu1.1, whole genome shotgun sequence:
- the LOC114771314 gene encoding host cell factor 1-like isoform X1: MSRDSVNHIKMSSGTLAPGATGPFLQPRWKRVLGWSGPVPRPRHGHRAVAIKELMVVFGGGNEGIVDELHVYNTATNQWFIPAVRGDIPPGCAAYGFVCEGTRLLVFGGMVEYGKYSNDLYELQASRWEWKRLKPKAPKNGPPPCPRLGHSFSLVGNKCYLFGGLANDSEDPKNNIPRYLNDLYTLELRTGSSVVGWDIPITYGVLPPPRESHTAVVYTEKTTKKSRLVIYGGMSGCRLGDLWTLDIDTLTWNKPAVSGTAPLPRSLHSATTISNKMYVFGGWVPLVMDDVKVATHEKEWKCTNTLACLNLDSLAWESILMDTLEDNIPRARAGHCSVSINSRLYVWSGRDGYRKAWNNQVCCKDLWYLETERPAAPSRVQLVRANTNSLEVSWGVVTTADTYLLQLQKYDIPAATAATSPAPTPSLPASSPKSPVAATAAPTSTSMPLSGITLSQQIPSPTTSMPTSPLAAASPRGPAIVKVAAPHSTTGTSIVTVRQASPGGKSPVTVASLPAGVRMVVPAQSTQGTAIGGSTQMSGMAALAAAAAATQKIPPSATTLLNVPAGATMVKTMAVTSGSTSLPATVKVASPVMVSNPATRMLKTAAAQVGTSAISSPNTPTRPIITVHKSGTVTVAQQAQVVTTVVGGVTKTITLVKSPLTMGGSGTLLSSLGKVMSVVQTKPVQASAATGQASSSPVTQIIQTKGPLPAGTILKLVTSADGKPTTIITTTQAGGAGNKPTILNISSVSPTTPTKPGTTIIKTIPMSAIITQPGTTGQHGGVTSTTGMKSPITIITTKMVTPGTGTPGKIITAVPKLSAGAGQQGVTQVVLKGAPGQPGTILRTLPMGGVRLVSPGTVSAVNPTVTTLVVKGTTGVTTLGTVTGTVSTSLAGGSVPTANATLATPITTLGTIATLSSQVISPSSITVSAAQPNLTTASTMSLQPTQVTLITTPSGVEAQPVQDLPVSILASPTSEQPAGSDGGDSSANITLVCSNPPCETHDTGTTNTTTTASANMGMERVCSNPPCETHETGTTNTTTTSSSNIGVQRVCSNPPCETHETGTTNTTTTASANIGQVQQVCTNPPSETHETGTTNTATTASCNMGSTQMGTVPSNSESQTPAASSPSSSDPVSPSADAGGSTSPGVLRPENLRTGTTYTSTTARSNMGSDQTGTVQSCDKSKLSSGVSSTVIPICSNPPCETHETGTTNTPTQATSSMGVTQSGAVQPVWSNPPCETHETGTTNTSTQASSSMGTSQTGAVQQVCSNPPCETHETGTTNTPSTVTSNLTGAVQRVCSNPPCETHETGTTNTATTATSSLDTGDGAVQQSGDATQGDVGSAEVASSSAVDSTTITTQSRAITMVTQATPTPGPAVPEISSIAAPSSQEAEMSQEPEAMDQSTSEAVASSEEPMQTELSEATAVRVVSLDESAAAEASTLLEVHVAVEPQPGQGEQSEMDQGAEEPEAVGIAPQGTEALALPQELMSESQPTTTLMVTGLTPEELAVTAAAEAAAQAAATEEAQALAIQAVLQAAAQQAVLSEGDSARDCHQPTTIPIVLTQQELAALVQQQQQLQEAQAQAQANAAAAAAAAAVAEAAAALQLSAARPSALPTEGLAPADSLNDPASESNGHEMAAAVTASVARLLPCTSAETLAPSSTLAPSLPMVVTSPAKMQAATTLTEVANGIESSAGKQGTPPPVVKAPVKKENQWFDVGIVKVTNMVVTHYYVPADDSAVTDDDSGNTPDYSQMKKMELQPGTAYKFRVAGINACGRGTFSEVSAFKTCLPGFPGAPCAIKISKSPDGAHLTWEPPSVTSGKIIEYSVYLAIQSSQTTEAKASTPAQLAFMRVYCGPNPSCLVQSSSLSNAHIDYTTKPAIIFRIAARNEKGYGPATQVRWLQETSKDGSAAKPVLKRPVASPDMKGTGSKKARSDQ, from the exons ATGTCCAGGGATTCCGTTAATCACATAA AAATGTCTTCTGGTACCTTGGCACCCGGGGCCACCGGGCCCTTTCTGCAGCCCAGATGGAAGCGGGTTTTGGGCTGGTCCGGCCCGGTCCCCCGGCCCCGACACGGTCACCGAGCCGTGGCAATAAAGGAATTAATGGTGGTCTTTGGCGGTGGAAACGAAGGGATCGTCGACGAACTGCACGTCTACAATACAG CCACAAACCAGTGGTTCATCCCGGCTGTGCGTGGAGATATCCCCCCCGGTTGTGCAGCCTATGGCTTCGTGTGTGAAGGCACTCGACTACTAGTCTTTGGTGGAATGGTGGAATATGGGAAATACAGCAATGATCTTTATGAGCTTCAG GCCAGCAGGTGGGAGTGGAAGCGGCTTAAGCCTAAAGCTCCTAAAAATGGTCCTCCTCCTTGTCCCAGACTTGGCCACAGTTTTTCTCTGGTCGGAAATAAGTGTTATTTGTTTGGAGGGCTTGCAAATGACAGCGAGGACCCAAAAAATAACATTCCCAG ATATCTAAATGACCTGTACACGCTTGAGCTGCGCACTGGCTCAAGTGTTGTTGGCTGGGACATACCCATTACCTATGGGGTGCTGCCGCCTCCCCGCGAAAGCCACACTGCTGTCGTTTACACagagaagaccacaaaaaaatctCGCCTTGTAATCTATGGTGGCATGAGTGGCTGCCGGTTAGGGGATCTGTGGACTTTAGATATTg ACACACTAACATGGAACAAGCCTGCTGTCAGCGGCACTGCCCCCCTTCCCCGCAGTCTACACTCAGCTACCACCATTAGTAACAA GATGTATGTGTTTGGTGGATGGGTGCCCCTGGTAATGGACGACGTGAAAGTGGCAACACACGAGAAGGAATGGAAGTGCACAAACACATTGGCCTGCTTAAATCTAG ATTCTTTGGCATGGGAATCCATTCTGATGGACACATTGGAGGACAACATCCCAAGGGCCAGGGCTGGACATTGTTCTGTTTCTATCAATTCAAGGCTCTATGTATGGAGCGGCAGAGATGGTTATCGCAAAGCATGGAACAACCAGGTCTGCTGCAAAGACCTCTGGTACCTGGAGACCG AGAGACCTGCGGCTCCATCCCGAGTTCAGCTCGTTCGTGCCAACACCAACTCCCTGGAAGTGAGCTGGGGTGTCGTTACCACGGCAGACACTtacctgctgcagctgcagaagTATGACATACCGGCAGCTACTGCTGCCACGTCCCCAGCCCCCACACCGTCGCTGCCTGCAAGCTCACCCAAGAGCCCAGTGGCAGCCACTGCTGCCCCCACTTCTACGAGTATGCCCTTATCTGGCATCACGCTGAGTCAGCAGATACCCTCACCCACCACATCCATGCCCACTAGCCCACTGGCTGCCGCCTCTCCCCGTGGACCAG ctATTGTGAAAGTTGCTGCACCACACTCAACCACTGGAACTTCCATTGTCACTGTGCGTCAAGCCAGCCCTGGGGGAAAGTCCCCAGTCACTGTTGCATCACTTCCTGCTGGGGTCCGTATGGTAGTTCCTGCGCAGAGCACCCAAGGGACT GCAATTGGCGGCAGCACACAGATGAGCGGCATGGCCGCTCTGGCTGCAGCTGCGGCCGCAACTCAGAAGATCCCACCCTCTGCGACTACTCTGCTTAATGTACCAGCAGGAGCTACCATGGTCAAGACCATGGCTGTCACTTCAGGATCCACCAGCCTGCCTGCAACTGTTAAAGTTGCATCACCAGTCATG GTGAGCAATCCAGCTACCCGCATGCTGAAGACTGCTGCTGCACAGGTTGGCACCTCTGCCATTTCTTCTCCCAACACACCTACACGGCCCATCATTACTGTGCACAAGTCTGGGACGGTGACTGTGGCGCAACAGGCTCAGGTTGTCACCACAGTGGTGGGTGGAGTCACCAAGACAATCACTCTGGTGAAAAGCCCGCTTACGATGGGAGGCAGTGGCACTCTG CTCTCCAGTCTTGGGAAGGTTATGTCTGTTGTTCAGACAAAGCCAGTACAAGCTTCTGCTGCAACAGGCCAAGCCAGTTCCAGTCCAGTCACACAGATTATTCAG ACAAAAGGCCCTCTCCCTGCTGGTACCATCCTTAAACTTGTGACATCTGCGGATGGCAAGCCCACAACAATTATCACAACTACGCAGGCTGGAGGCGCAGGCAACAAGCCCACAATTCTAAACATTAGCAGCGTGTCTCCCACCACGCCGACCAAGCCTGGCACCACAATCATAAAAACAATCCCCATGTCGGCCATCATCACTCAACCTGGAACAACAGGTCAGCATGGAG GTGTTACCAGCACAACTGGAATGAAGTCTCCAATTACCATAATCACCACCAAGATGGTGACCCCTGGTACTGGAACACCTGGCAAAATAATCACTGCAGTGCCCAAACTATCTGCTGGAGCCGGACAGCAGGGTGTAACCCAG GTGGTTCTGAAAGGAGCACCTGGACAGCCAGGTACCATTTTGCGAACGCTGCCCATGGGTGGTGTTCGCCTTGTTAGTCCAGGCACTGTGTCAGCAGTTAACCCAACCGTTACTACACTGGTTGTCAAAGGAaccacag GTGTAACAACTTTGGGAACTGTGACTGGCACCGTGTCGACGAGCCTTGCGGGAGGAAGTGTACCCACTGCTAACGCCACCCTGGCGACGCCCATCACTACTTTGGGCACCATTGCAACTCTGTCCAGTCAAGTGATCAGTCCATCCTCTATAACTGTGTCCGCAGCACAGCCTAACTTGACCACAGCCTCCACTATGTCTTTGCAG CCCACTCAGGTGACTCTAATCACCACACCCAGTGGGGTGGAGGCCCAGCCTGTGCAGGACCTGCCTGTTTCCATTCTGGCTTCACCCACTTCAGAACAACCTGCGGGGTCTGATGGAGGCGATTCCTCAGCTAATATTACTCTGGTTTGCTCCAACCCGCCCTGTGAGACTCATGATACTGgcaccacaaacaccaccaccacagcatCAGCAAATATGGGAATGGAGCGTGTGTGTTCCAACCCACCCTGTGAGACACACGAGACCGGCACGACCAACACCACAACCACTTCATCCTCAAATATTGGTGTGCAGCGTGTCTGCTCTAATCCACCCTGCGAGACTCATGAGACTGGCACGACCAACACCACCACAACTGCGTCAGCCAACATAGGCCAGGTACAGCAAGTATGCACCAACCCGCCCTCAGAGACGCACGAAACTGGCACAACCAACACTGCCACGACTGCCAGTTGCAACATGGGCTCCACGCAGATGGGCACAGTCCCCAGCAACTCAGAATCTCAGACGCCGGCGGCTTCCTCGCCTTCCTCCTCCGACCCGGTCTCTCCCTCTGCTGATGCTGGCGGCAGTACCAGCCCAGGAGTCCTACGACCCGAGAACCTGCGCACGGGTACAACATacacctccaccactgccaGATCCAACATGGGCTCGGACCAGACAGGCACTGTTCAAAGCTGCGACAAGAGCAAGTTGTCCAGCGGCGTCTCATCCACTGTGATTCCGATTTGCTCCAACCCTCCCTGCGAAACCCATGAGACGGGCACCACCAACACACCAACTCAGGCCACGTCAAGCATGGGCGTAACACAATCTGGGGCGGTGCAGCCAGTCTGGTCGAACCCCCCATGTGAGACCCATGAAACTGGAACCACCAATACTTCTACTCAGGCCTCCTCCAGCATGGGCACATCGCAGACGGGGGCAGTGCAGCAAGTGTGCTCGAACCCCCCGTGTGAGACGCACGAAACTGGAACCACCAACACACCTTCCACGGTTACCTCCAACCTCACAGGAGCTGTGCAAAGGGTGTGCTCCAACCCGCCCTGTGAGACCCATGAAACGGGAACCACCAACACAGCGACCACAGCCACCAGCAGCTTAGACACCGGCGACGGCGCAG TTCAGCAGAGTGGAGATGCAACGCAGGGTGATGTTGGTTCCGCTGAGGTCGCTTCCTCCTCCGCTGTCgactccaccaccatcactaCACAGAGCAGGGCCATCACCATGGTGACCCAGGCAACACCCACACCAGGACCAGCAGTACCT GAAATTTCCTCCATTGCGGCTCCATCCTCTCAGGAGGCTGAGATGAGCCAAGAGCCAGAGGCCATGGACCAGTCCACGTCTGAGGCCGTGGCATCCTCAGAGGAGCCTATGCAGACAGAACTCAGCGAGGCGACCGCAGTGAGGGTGGTATCCCTGGATGAGAGCGCTGCTGCCGAAGCTAGCACCTTGCTAGAGGTTCATGTCGCGGTTGAGCCGCAGCCCGGACAAGGAGAGCAATCTGAG ATGGATCAAGGAGCAGAAGAGCCGGAAGCTGTCGGCATTGCTCCCCAGGGCACCGAGGCCCTTGCATTACCTCAGGAGCTGATGTCAGAGAGTCAGCCCACCACCACATTGATGGTTACCGGGCTAACCCCAGAAGAGCTGGCAGTGACCGCAGCAGCAGAAGCGGCCGCTCAGGCCGCCGCCACGGAGGAAGCCCAAGCATTGGCCATTCAGGCAGTGTTGCAGGCTGCCGCCCAGCAAGCTGTTCTCA GTGAAGGAGACTCTGCTCGTGACTGCCATCAGCCCACCACCATACCCATAGTCCTGACTCAGCAGGAGTTGGCAGCCCTGgttcaacagcagcagcaactccAGGAGGCTCAGGCTCAGGCCCAGGcgaatgcagcagcagcagcagccgccgcggCCGTCGCCGAAGCGGCAGCAGCCTTGCAGCTGAGTGCCGCACGGCCATCCGCTTTGCCCACCGAGGGCCTGGCTCCTGCTGACAGCCTGAATGATCCGGCTTCTGAGAGCAATGGTCATGAAATGGCAGCAGCGGTCACCGCGTCTGTGGCCAGACTCCTCCCTTGTACTTCTGCAGAGA CCCTCGCCCCTTCAAGTACTCTGGCGCCATCACTGCCTATGGTTGTCACCAGCCCTGCCAAAATGCAGGCTGCTACCACTCTGACTGAAGTGGCCAACGGGATAGAATCTTCTGCTGGG AAACAGGGAACTCCACCCCCAGTCGTTAAAGCCCCAGTGAAAAAGGAAAACCAGTGGTTTGATGTTGGCATCGTGAAGGTGACTAACATGGTCGTTACACATTACTATGTGCCAGCAGATGATTCAGCAGTTACTGAC GATGACTCTGGGAACACTCCAGACTACAGCCAAATGAAGAAGATGGAACTGCAGCCTGGCACAGCTTACAAGTTCCGTGTGGCTGGCATCAATGCCTGTGGCCGTGGCACATTCTCTGAGGTCTCTGCCTTTAAGACCTGCCTCCCAGGCTTCCCTGGAGCTCCATGTGCTATTAAGATCAGCAAG AGCCCTGATGGTGCACATCTGACATGGGAACCTCCCTCGGTGACCTCTGGGAAGATCATTGAGTATTCCGTGTACCTGGCTATTCAAAGTTCCCAGACCACCGAGGCCAAAGCATCTACACCAGCCCAGCTGGCCTTCATGCGTGTTTACTGTGGGCCCAACCCCTCCTGTCTGGTGCAGTCCTCCAGCCTTTCCAACGCCCATATTGACTACACGACCAAGCCAGCCATCATTTTCCGCATTGCTGCACGTAACGAGAAGGGCTACGGCCCAGCCACACAGGTCCGGTGGCTCCAAG AAACCAGCAAAGATGGCTCTGCAGCTAAACCTGTACTGAAGCGACCAGTTGCCTCACCTGATAT GAAAGGCACTGGTTCAAAGAAGGCCAGATCAGACCAGTGA